The Thermasporomyces composti region CTTCGACGCCACCGACACCACGATCACGGGTCCGATCCGCGCGAAGAACGCGTTCGGCACCTACCTCGACAGCAGCGAGGTCGGTGGCGCGGTGAACGCGAGCGCCGACGAGGGCAGCCCGTACGAGGGATTCATCTACGTCGTCGGCTCGGAGGTCGCTGGAAAGGTCCAGGCGAGCGTCCCGGGCGAGGTGCTGTTCGACGGCGCCACCATCGGCGGTGCGGTGGTCACCGACGGCACCCGCTACACCGACATCTACGACTCGACGCTGAACAAGGCGCTCACCGTCACCAACAACCCCGACGGTGCGGTGTTCTGCGAGAGCGAGATCTACGGGTCCGCGAGCTACAGCGGGAACTCCTACATCCTGCAGATCGGCGCGAACGGCCCCGTCACGACCTGCGAGGGCGCCAGCTACTGGGACAAGAACCTCGACATCTCCAACAACACCGCCACGATCGTGGTGAGCAACAACATCATCCGCGGCAACCTCTCGGGTGAGGGCAACGACCCAGCTCCCACGGGTGAGAACAACCGCGTCCGTGGCACCGTCTCCGGACAGTTCGTCGACCTGCCCGCTCCGGCCGCGCTGCGCGCGTCGGCCCCGCAGGACCGTGCCGCCGAGCTCGCGGCGAAGGCGGCGGAGCGTCGTGCGGACGCGCAGGCCGAGGCCGAGGCGGCGGGCGACGCGAAGCTCTGATCCGTCGACAGGTGGCCCCAGCCACCAGGCGGTCTCCGTGGGCGGAGGAGCTGGAACCGCGAGCGCGGGCCCGGCTCCTCCGCCCCTTTCGTTTGCCTGCTCCTCGCCCCACGTCTCGCGCTGACACGCTGTCCCAGCGCACCAGCGAGTCGTCCTGGACGCCGACGGGCACACTCCAGGCTTTGTCATCCCTCCCGAGTCGGAACAAGCAGCGCTCGATCCGGCCACGATCACCAACTCGTGGCCCCACCGGCCGCCGCGCTCTGACGTCCCACAAGAACGTTTCCCAGACGAACGGGCCGGTTCACGGACGTGAAGTGCCGTTGACGGGCTCGCCGTCCCTCATGACGCTCACGGCACACCACGGGAGCCCTTGAGCGAAAGGCGATCCGGGACATGCGTCGACGGCTGTTCGTGTCCGCCGCAGCGGCCCTCCCTCTCGCCATCCCTCTCGCCGGCCTTCTGACCAGCACTGCCGTCACCCCAGCTCACGCGACCGGCGGGCGGCACCTGTTCGACGACCGCCGGTTCGAGCACGGCTTCCACCTCATGCCGGTCGTGCCGAGCGATGTGCCGCGCACCGTGCTCGACTTCGGTCGTCCTGGCGGCACGCCACGCTGGCGGCTGGCCGAGTGGTGGACCAGACACAGCATCGCGGACAGTCCGGTGCGCCAGTATCAGGCCGGCTCGGTGCCAGGGCTGACGTTCGCCGGAGTCGGCTACGAGAGCCCGGCCAAGCGGGTGATCCGTGGCGAGAACGGTGACCTGTGGCTGGAGGCGATGGCGAGCGCGGAGTACGAGCGTCCCCACCAAGCGGGCGAACCTTGGCCTCACCTGCTCATCGAACAGGTGTGGGGTGTCGAGGGGGTCCGCCTGGTCGACCTGGCCCAGCTCCGGTTCGGTCTCAGCGTCCGCGTTCCCCGCGTGGTCAACCGGATGACCCCGGACACCTACGATCCGAGCCTGCACGCCGCCCAGGTGACCGCCTACTTCACCGTCCAGAACCGTGACGTCGACTCGCCCGACTACGGGAGCCTGGTGTGGTTCGGCGTGCCGGTGTTCGACAACCGTTACGAGATTCCGCCCGCCTACTACGCCGAGGACTCCGGCCACACGGGGCAGACGAACCAGTTCATCGCCACGATGCCCGGGTCGGCCTTCTGGCGTCGCGGCGTCGGCGACGGTCGATGGCACACCTGCTCGGCGGACCTGGTGCCGTTCATGCATCACGCCTTCGCCGTCGCCCAGGAGCGCGGCTACCTCCCCCACACGCGACTGGACCAGCTGAGGATCACGACGTTCAACCTCGGCTGGGAGCTCCCGGGCACGTTCGACGTCGCCCTCCACCTTCGACCACCCCGCGCGATCGCGGTCTTCGATCCCGGCACCTGAGCCGTCCTGGGTGCCTGGCCAGACCACCTGTCCGTCCGGAAAGCTCGCTCAGGAAGGTCACCAGCCATGACCGAGCACCGACAGTCCTCCTCGCGGTTCCAGCCGACCCGACGCCGCGTGCTGCACTGGTCCGGTGTGGGCGCGGTGGCCGTGCTCGTCAACGGCTTCTTCACCAGTCCCGCGCTCGCCTCGTCGGCGACCACGGCGACGACGGCGCGGGCGAGGCACGGGCTTTCGGCCGACAGCGGGTGGGAGTTCGACCCCGCGCTTGGCCTCTTCGTCCAACCAGCGGTGTCCACGGGCACCGCGATCTCGTGGGACTTCGACACCGATGGCGACACCGAGGGCTGGCAGGCCGCCAATGGCGTGGCGCCCCTCGAGGTCGCCGACGGCGTCCTGCGGGTGACCGTGACCGGATTCGACCCCTACTTCTTCGCGCCGCCAGTCGAGCTGGCCGGGCAGCGGGACCGGCTCCTGCGGATCCGGGCGAGGGGCACTGGGGCGGACCGCCTTGGCCTGTACTTCGCCACCGTGGAGTCGCCCACGCTGGCGGAGGACAAGAACATCCGGATCGACCTGCCGATGGACGGGGAGTTCCACGAGCTGACCCTCGACCTGGGCGCCCTCAACCAGCACTGGCGCGACGGAACCGTCACCACCATCCGACTCGACGTCGAACCCGCCGCGAGCGAGGGGGCGGTGCTGGAGATCGACTGGCTGCGGGTCGAGCAGCTCGGGCCGCGGCTCGCCGCCAGCATCCCGGGTGTCTCGCGGGGCTCGGTTCGGCCGGGTGAGAGCCTCGACCTGTCGACAACGGTGAGCAACGTGGGTGGCGACGCCGCTGCGGCGTTCCCCGTCCACCTCACGCTTCCGGACGGCGTGGAGCTGACCGAGGGCGACCTCGAGACGTCGCTGCCCTCCCTGGCGCCCGGTGACGAGGCGGCGTTGCGCTGGACCGCGCGGGTCACGACGGCGACGCCAGGCACCGCGACGATCGAGCTGCGGGCACCCGACGCGCCCTTCCAGTTCGGCGCGCTCATCCCCGCCGTTCCCGACGCGGACCTCGCCGACCACTGGTCGGCCCACGGTGTCAAGGTCTTCCGGGACGAGGCCGGCCACGTCCACCTGCAGAACCCGACGGTCAGGCTCGTGCTGCTCGAGGGCCCGTCTGGCTACTCGCAAGGACGCATTGACATCCGTGCGCACAAGCGCTGGCGTTCGCTCGCCACGAGCCAGCCTCTGACCTGGGTCCTGGCGCGAGGAACAACGGGTCCGGAGCTGCTGCCCGTCGTTCCCGACCACGCGACGCTGCGCCGGGGCGATCCGGCGTCGGTCCTCCTCACCGGTCGGGTGCGTGACAGCGCCGGCACGACCTGGAGCGTGCGACTGACCTACCAGCTCGGGGGCGACGACGCGTTCGTGCGCACCTCGTACGAGGTGACCCCGGACCGTGACAGCGACCTGCTCGCCTTCCGCGCGGCGTCCCTGACCGCAGGGGAGCGCAGCTTCGGCGGGGAGCAGGACATGGCGCTCTTCCCGGGTTTGGAGTGGCTGGTCGCCGGTGAGCGGTCGTCGAGCACGCTCGACGCCGACCCGCCGCACAACCTGCGTCCGACACCACACCCGCTCAAGGTGACCGTCCCCCTGATGGCGGTCGTCAAGGACGGCGCTCTGGTCTCGTTGCAGTGGGACACCAACCAGACCTGGGACGGGGTCCGTCGCCACCCCACGCCCCGGTTCGCCTCCCCCAACTGGATCGACGGGCAGGACAACCACGCCTTGACGCTGTTCGTGCCCGACGTGCCCGACTTCGTGGACGAGAACGCAGGCTGGGCCACCGCGACGCCCTACCGCGCGGCGGCTGGACGCACCCTCCGCGTCGAGGCGGAGATCGTGGCGGAGGCGACCGGTGACGTGCTCCGGGCGGTCGAGCACTGGTACGCCGTCCACGGCCTCCCCGCGCCGGCCGAGAAGCCGTTCTCGTGGGAGGAGGAGCTCGCGCTCGTCCGTCACGCCTACGTCACGTCGTACTGGGTGCCGGAGGTCAAGGGCTGGCCGCACGTCTACGGGTGGGAGCCGAAGCCGTTCGTTCCGCTCGCCGCCGTCCTCCAGATCGCCGGGCTGCTCGCCGCCGACCCGGACGAGCGCGCCGCTGCCTTCGGGCGGGTGCGGGAGTTCGTCGACAACGTGCTCGAGGTGAACGGCCCAGACGCGCTCGGCGACCTCGACGGCGCGCACATCACGATGTTCCACGCGCCGTTCTACCTCGGTCACCTCGAGGCCGCCCTGCCACGCTGGCGCGAGCAGATGGCGGAGCTCCGGGCGACCCAATGGGAGGACGGGAGCTGGCGTTTCGACCCCGGCGACGACCCGGCGCGGCAGCGTCTCGGGGAGCCCGGCGCGGAGGGATCCGGCCTCACCGCCACCCCGGCCCAGCGGCTGCTGCGCTACGCCCGGCTCACCGGTGACCCGGACGCGTTGGACGCCGGCATGCGCGCCGTCGCCTACCTGGAGAAGTTCGCGGTGCCTCGCGCGGCGCAGACCTGGGAGGTTCCGGTGCACACGCCGGACGTGCTCGCCTCCGCGTACGGGGTGGGCGCCTTCACCGAGGCCTACCGGCTCACCGGGCGTACGACCTACCTCCGCCGCGCGGAGTACTGGGCTCGCACCGGCCTGCCCTTCCTCTACGCGTGGTCTGACCCGGAGCGGCCGATGCTTCCCTACGGGTCGATCCCCGTCTTCGGGGCGACGGCGTTCGTGCTCCCGTGGTTCGGTCGCGTGGTCCAGTGGAACGGCCTCGTCTACGCCTATTTCCTCCTCGAGCTCGTCGACGCCGGTGGCCGCCAGGTTCGTTTCCCGTGGCGGCAGGTCGCCGAGGGCATCGTGGTCAGCGCCATGCACCAGCAGCGAACGGCGGAACCGGCTAAGGGCGGCTATCCCGACGTGTGGGAGCTCCGCGAGAACGTCCCGATCAAGAACGTCGACATCAACCCCGAGGGCCTCGCCAAGCCGGCGATCATGCTCCTGGGCCATCCGGTCGACGTGCAGACCGTCCTGCTCCGCCACGGCCGGGACGTCGCCCGGCTCAGTACCGCCGCGGCGGTGTCCGAGGCTGCCTGGACAGGCAAGCGTCTGATGGCGACGCTGCGCTTCCACGACGGCGCGACGACCCAGCTCATGCTCGTCGGCGTTCCGACCCCTCGTGGCGTGAGCGTCGACGGCCGTTCCCTGCCGCTCGTGGACTCGCTGGACGCCGAGGGCGTGGCGGAGGGATGGAAGCGGCTGGACGACGGGACAGTCCTGGCCAAGCTTCGTCACCGGAGCCGGTCGAGCCTCGAGATCCTCTCCTGAGCCGCGCCACCGGCCAGCCCTCGTCGGGCCGTCGTCCGCACGTGTCACAGATCGCCGCCGGACGGCGTCCCCTCTGTGGGTCCCCTTTGGGCCCCTGAGGGAGTGCCGATCTTTCGCCCGTCCCGCGTAGCGTGAAGGCGTCGCGTGGGCCGGTCCGGGATGGGAGGCGGCCGGAACCGATGAAGGCGGTGGTTGTCGGCGGCGGCATCGGCGGGCTGGCCGCGGCGGTGGCTTTGGAGCGGCGCGGCTGGGAGGTCGAGATCCTCGAGCAGGCGGCCGAGCTCACCGCCGTGGGGGCGGGCCTCTCGCTCTGGCCGAACGCCGTGCGGGCCTTGGACCGTCTCGGGCTTGGCGAGGTCGTCCGTCAGCGGGCGCTGCTCGGCGTGCGAGGTGGCATCCAGGACACCTCGGGCCGGTGGCTGGCCCGAACGGACACCGACGAGCTCGAACGCCGGTTCGGCACGGCCGCCGTGGTGCACCGCGCCGACCTCGTCGAGGCTTTGCGCGCGGCGCTCTCCGCGGCGTCGCTGCGGACCGGCGTCACAGTTCACGCGGCACATCCGGACGGCACCGTCCTCCACTCCGCAGGCTCCTCCTCGGGGGACCTCGTCGTGGGCGCGGACGGCGTGCGTAGCGTGGTGCGGCAGTCCGTCTGGCCGCACGCCCCGGCTCCCCGCTACGTCGGCTACAGTGCCTGGCGCATGCTCACCCGGCCGATGGCGGTCGACGAAGCCGTCGAGACGTGGGGTCGCGGCGAGCG contains the following coding sequences:
- a CDS encoding FAD-dependent monooxygenase, with product MKAVVVGGGIGGLAAAVALERRGWEVEILEQAAELTAVGAGLSLWPNAVRALDRLGLGEVVRQRALLGVRGGIQDTSGRWLARTDTDELERRFGTAAVVHRADLVEALRAALSAASLRTGVTVHAAHPDGTVLHSAGSSSGDLVVGADGVRSVVRQSVWPHAPAPRYVGYSAWRMLTRPMAVDEAVETWGRGERFGYAPLSDGRVYCFAVANAREGAAHGGLAELRRRFGGWHEPIPALLDAVDDSDLLYHDIYDLPPLSSYVSGRVVLLGDAAHAMTPDLGQGACQALEDAVVLGDCLDLERPAAGDVEHAMVAYDEARRPRAQTIARRSRQVGAVAQWSARPAVLLRNTALRLLPRSVFARSQAPVLSWPG
- a CDS encoding DUF11 domain-containing protein, which gives rise to MTEHRQSSSRFQPTRRRVLHWSGVGAVAVLVNGFFTSPALASSATTATTARARHGLSADSGWEFDPALGLFVQPAVSTGTAISWDFDTDGDTEGWQAANGVAPLEVADGVLRVTVTGFDPYFFAPPVELAGQRDRLLRIRARGTGADRLGLYFATVESPTLAEDKNIRIDLPMDGEFHELTLDLGALNQHWRDGTVTTIRLDVEPAASEGAVLEIDWLRVEQLGPRLAASIPGVSRGSVRPGESLDLSTTVSNVGGDAAAAFPVHLTLPDGVELTEGDLETSLPSLAPGDEAALRWTARVTTATPGTATIELRAPDAPFQFGALIPAVPDADLADHWSAHGVKVFRDEAGHVHLQNPTVRLVLLEGPSGYSQGRIDIRAHKRWRSLATSQPLTWVLARGTTGPELLPVVPDHATLRRGDPASVLLTGRVRDSAGTTWSVRLTYQLGGDDAFVRTSYEVTPDRDSDLLAFRAASLTAGERSFGGEQDMALFPGLEWLVAGERSSSTLDADPPHNLRPTPHPLKVTVPLMAVVKDGALVSLQWDTNQTWDGVRRHPTPRFASPNWIDGQDNHALTLFVPDVPDFVDENAGWATATPYRAAAGRTLRVEAEIVAEATGDVLRAVEHWYAVHGLPAPAEKPFSWEEELALVRHAYVTSYWVPEVKGWPHVYGWEPKPFVPLAAVLQIAGLLAADPDERAAAFGRVREFVDNVLEVNGPDALGDLDGAHITMFHAPFYLGHLEAALPRWREQMAELRATQWEDGSWRFDPGDDPARQRLGEPGAEGSGLTATPAQRLLRYARLTGDPDALDAGMRAVAYLEKFAVPRAAQTWEVPVHTPDVLASAYGVGAFTEAYRLTGRTTYLRRAEYWARTGLPFLYAWSDPERPMLPYGSIPVFGATAFVLPWFGRVVQWNGLVYAYFLLELVDAGGRQVRFPWRQVAEGIVVSAMHQQRTAEPAKGGYPDVWELRENVPIKNVDINPEGLAKPAIMLLGHPVDVQTVLLRHGRDVARLSTAAAVSEAAWTGKRLMATLRFHDGATTQLMLVGVPTPRGVSVDGRSLPLVDSLDAEGVAEGWKRLDDGTVLAKLRHRSRSSLEILS